A genome region from Pyrenophora tritici-repentis strain M4 chromosome 9, whole genome shotgun sequence includes the following:
- a CDS encoding pentatricopeptide repeat protein, translated as MREKPARYETPNLAKLGPRDPRMSNSDWDRRKRELRHLQDPLDLANFVKQELAKGKEDEMLQLVRMACHSMMCVVSWNHIINHKLADGRVNDALKVYNEMKKRGQFPDSYTYTIILGGLATNAQTSGIVEKALTIYHSLFAPNSRVEPSIIHTNAALSVCARAGNMDALWGIAGKIPESGPAAANAITYMTILTAIRQSLIIDAPKGESEEETAARRERGIMEGRRMWEDIVGRWRRADLIIDEDLVCAMGRLLLVGSRPRDWDDVLSLIEQTMDIPRLVPRLGSTAREEAGLPRLRAPNVPQEYRFDDDHLSPDNTPVRGDEFLALTPRGVGAVVPNPLIYAQPGNNTLSLLQEACQKIVATKAALGYWDILTDPGTYNVSPDHNNVSQRLRVLRQNRASGEAVQLLKCRMLDKGFTPTAGMLRIAMSTCVRDKNNHKSLKNAGHILQIMLKVMEDADSRAVAMYADLATSFPLAKGSDLIDALTLLHPVCKNIRLQLGVGGGEKESSRFSSPQPLGGEEKQHAVFALRRIHGVYDKLIHSNLIAEEAKSPFKAARATLSSFIQRVRFKDSRIEKGWDPPPNLRGYYPRVAKKENGLNPYQHRHAVKENKDSGGPAEEMRETSRSPDNIPAWKKEWNKQVERSERRVMYSPQVTNARRTTRDM; from the exons ATGAGGGAAAAACCTGCACGATATGAGACGCCCAATCTAGCCAAGCTGGGCCCCCGCGACCCTCGCATGTCGAATAGCGACTGGGATAGGAGGAAGAGGGAGTTGCGACATCTACAGGATCCGCTAGATCTGGCCAATTTTGTCAAGCAAGAGCTCGCCAAGGGCAAGGAGGACGAGATGCTGCAGCTGGTGCGCATGGCATGTCACTCGATGATGTGCGTTGTCAGCTGGAACCACATCATCAATCACAAGCTAGCAGACGGCAGAGTCAACGATGCGCTCAAGGTATACAACGAG ATGAAGAAGCGCGGCCAATTCCCAGATTCCTACACGTACACCATCATCTTAGGAGGTTTAGCAACTAATGCACAAACATCCGGCATCGTCGAAAAAGCCTTGACCATATACCACTCCCTCTTCGCCCCCAACTCGCGCGTTGAACCGTCCATCATCCACACAAATGCTGCACTTAGCGTCTGTGCAAGAGCGGGGAACATGGATGCCTTGTGGGGTATTGCTGGCAAGATACCAGAAAGCGGGCCGGCAGCTGCGAACGCCATCACTTACATGACCATCCTAACGGCTATACGCCAGAGTCTGATCATCGATGCACCCAAGGGGGAAAGCGAAGAAGAGACGGCGGCAAGAAGGGAGCGTGGCATCATGGAAGGACGTCGCATGTGGGAAGACATTGTGGGGAGGTGGCGGCGCGCTGATCTGATCATCGACGAAGACCTGGTGTGCGCCATGGGGAGGCTGTTGTTGGTGGGAAGCCGACCACGAGATTGGGACGATGTCCTCTCGCTAATCGAGCAGACAATGGACATCCCACGCCTCGTTCCGCGGCTGGGCTCCACCGCAAGGGAAGAAGCTGGTCTACCGCGCCTACGAGCCCCGAACGTGCCACAGGAATACCGCTTTGACGACGACCACCTATCCCCAGATAACACCCCCGTGCGCGGTGACGAGTTTCTTGCGCTGACGCCCCGTGGTGTTGGAGCCGTCGTACCGAATCCCCTCATATACGCTCAACCGGGTAACAACACGCTCTCTTTACTCCAAGAAGCCTGTCAAAAGATAGTCGCCACTAAGGCCGCCCTCGGCTATTGGGACATCTTGACGGACCCGGGCACCTACAACGTCAGCCCCGATCACAACAACGTCTCCCAGCGTCTACGCGTCTTGCGCCAGAACCGCGCTTCTGGTGAAGCTGTTCAACTTCTTAAATGCCGTATGTTGGATAAGGGCTTCACGCCTACGGCCGGCATGTTAAGGATTGCAATGAGCACCTGTGTGCGTgacaagaacaatcacaaaTCTCTCAAAAATGCGGGTCACATCCTACAGATTATGCTCAAGGTCATGGAGGACGCTGATTCCAGGGCCGTCGCCATGTACGCCGACCTTGCGACTAGTTTCCCTCTAGCCAAAGGCTCGGATCTCATCGATGCACTTACCCTGCTCCACCCTGTTTGCAAGAACATTCGCTTACAGCTCGGGGTTGGTGGTGGAGAAAAAGAATCGAGCAGGTTTTCAAGTCCGCAGCCTCTGGGGGGCGAGGAAAAGCAACATGCCGTTTTTGCACTGAGGAGGATCCATGGTGTTTATGACAAGTTGATCCACTCAAATCTCATAGCCGAGGAGGCAAAAAGTCCGTTCAAGGCTGCGAGAGCGACGCTCTCGTCATTCATTCAAAGAGTACGTTTCAAAGACAGTCGAATAGAAAAAGGTTGGGATCCACCGCCGAATTTAAGGGGATATTACCCCAGGGTTGCGAAAAAAGAGAATGGGTTAAACCCATATCAACACAGGCATGCGGTTAAAGAGAATAAGGACAGTGGTGGGCCTGCGGAAGAGATGAGAGAGACAAGCAGGAGCCCTGACAACATACCAGCTTGGAAGAAGGAGTGGAATAAACAGGTTGAGAGATCGGAGCGAAGAGTTATGTACTCGCCTCAGGTCACGAATGCCCGGCGAACAACGAGAGATATGTAG
- a CDS encoding Rtf2 domain containing protein, with amino-acid sequence MGNDGGSIPKRSELVKEAAKALTTAQIKEAQNEQQEYAWSTDPLTRKPLARPVVSDAAGFLYNKDSIIEFLLKEDGDAEKAEMKKVGGVKDSELGTFGDRVKGLKDVVEVKFEIEEKEGGAVGAEKWKCPITGAALGPGSKGVYIVPCGHAFAGSTVKEIAGNACLTCNEPFAENDVIPIAPTAPTDIARLNLRIKTLREKGLTHALKKAPGSSKKKRKHAEKEANAEQEERNKRRKMAQNDNVNTLFHNNEHKPDKKNSADYMTRGFSIGRK; translated from the exons ATGGGTAACGACGGCGGCTCCATCCCCAAACGTAGCGAACTCGTCAAAGAAGCCGCAAAAGCCCTGACTACCGCGCAAATCAAAGAAGCGCAAAACGAGCAACAAGAATACGCCTGGTCGACTGACCCACTCACGCGGAAACCTCTCGCCCGGCCTGTGGTATCCGATGCCGCAGGGTTTCTATACAATAAAGACTCGATTATCGAGTTCTTGCTCAAGGAGGATGGGGATGCGGAGAAGGCTGAGATGAAGAAGGTTGGCGGCGTAAAGGACTCCGAGCTAGGTACTTTCGGCGACCGTGTCAAGGGATTGAAGGATGTTGTCGAGGTCAAGTTTGAAATTGAAGAGAAGGAGGGCGGTGCTGTAGGCGCCGAGAAGTGGAAATGTCCCATCACCGGGGCGGCATTAGGACCAGGAAGCAAGGGCGTGTACATTGTTCCTTGTGGACATGCCTTTGCGGGGAGTACGGTCAAGGAAATCGCTGGGAATGCATGCTTAACG TGCAACGAGCCTTTTGCTGAAAACGACGTTATCCCCATCGCACCCACTGCACCGACAGACATTGCGCGCCTCAATCTCCGCATCAAGACGCTCAGGGAAAAGGGCCTCACACATGCGCTCAAGAAGGCACCGGGCAGCAGTAAGAAGAAGCGAAAACACGCCGAGAAAGAAGCAAACG CCGAACAAGAGGAGAGGAATAAGAGGAGAAAGATGGCGCAGAATGATAATGTGAATACCTTGTTCCACAACAACGAGCATAAGCCAGATAAGAAGAATAGTGCGGATTACATGACGAGAGGGTTTAGTATTGGACGGAAGTAA